The following coding sequences lie in one Pontibacter sp. G13 genomic window:
- a CDS encoding SDR family oxidoreductase, whose translation MQLKDQVVWITGASSGIGEALVYACVKEGAQVVASARRESELNRVKEACGPHADQVYVLPLDLTQTEKAASWAKEVHDQFGHIDLLVNNGGMSQRSRVDETPLDNDRRIMEVNFFGQVALTKAVLPYMKAQGNGHLVAISSITGKFGFPLRSAYSASKHAIHGFFETVLLEMKPFGVRVTIVNPGRVRTPISLSAIKADGTAQGTMDAGLDAGITPESCAQQILKAVRKNRAEVNIGGKELLMVYLKRWVPGLFRRIASNIDPR comes from the coding sequence ATGCAACTCAAAGATCAAGTGGTATGGATTACTGGGGCTTCCTCTGGAATTGGAGAAGCACTGGTTTACGCCTGCGTGAAAGAAGGTGCCCAAGTGGTGGCTTCCGCCCGTCGTGAGAGCGAACTCAATCGAGTCAAGGAAGCTTGTGGACCTCATGCCGATCAGGTATATGTCTTACCGCTCGATCTTACCCAAACTGAGAAGGCCGCTTCCTGGGCCAAAGAGGTGCATGATCAATTCGGGCACATTGACTTGTTGGTGAATAATGGAGGCATGAGTCAACGCTCCCGAGTGGATGAAACCCCCCTAGATAATGACCGCCGCATCATGGAGGTCAATTTTTTTGGGCAAGTAGCATTGACCAAGGCCGTCCTTCCCTACATGAAAGCCCAGGGAAATGGACACCTCGTTGCCATCAGTTCCATCACCGGTAAGTTTGGTTTTCCGCTTCGTTCAGCGTATTCAGCCTCCAAGCACGCGATCCATGGGTTCTTCGAAACGGTATTGCTTGAAATGAAACCATTTGGTGTCCGGGTAACGATTGTCAACCCAGGGCGAGTGCGCACGCCTATCTCTTTGAGTGCGATCAAGGCCGATGGGACTGCACAAGGTACGATGGATGCCGGTCTGGATGCTGGTATTACCCCAGAATCCTGCGCACAACAAATTCTCAAGGCAGTTCGGAAAAATCGCGCTGAGGTCAACATTGGCGGAAAAGAACTGTTGATGGTGTACCTCAAACGTTGGGTGCCAGGACTGTTTAGAAGGATCGCTTCAAACATTGACCCGCGTTAG
- a CDS encoding Hsp20/alpha crystallin family protein gives MQDQFKGDDLFQNLKDGFSEIGKKVSGFMDDVMSGEPLAGELTVRTDVYRAYDQYVIELELPGVQKSDVSIQVHEGVLMVKGEKKEPVGNDRVSYIKQERKFGTFIRNFPLPVNAELEGIKAKYDSGVLTIRFAMPPLEEGQDPSTNINID, from the coding sequence ATGCAAGATCAATTCAAAGGAGACGATTTGTTTCAGAACTTGAAAGACGGCTTCAGCGAAATCGGTAAGAAGGTTTCCGGATTCATGGACGATGTCATGAGCGGAGAACCCCTAGCTGGTGAATTGACTGTGCGTACCGATGTATATCGGGCCTACGACCAGTATGTGATAGAACTGGAGCTTCCCGGCGTTCAGAAGAGCGACGTGAGCATCCAAGTACACGAAGGCGTTTTGATGGTTAAGGGGGAGAAAAAAGAGCCTGTTGGCAATGATCGAGTTTCTTATATCAAACAAGAACGCAAGTTTGGGACTTTTATAAGGAATTTTCCACTTCCTGTGAATGCGGAACTGGAGGGCATCAAAGCCAAATACGACTCTGGCGTGCTGACGATCCGTTTTGCCATGCCTCCTCTGGAGGAAGGCCAAGATCCAAGCACCAACATCAACATTGACTAG
- the dnaK gene encoding molecular chaperone DnaK, with amino-acid sequence MSKIIGIDLGTTNSCVSVMEGNEPVVIVNSEGKRTTPSVVAFTKDGERIVGEQAKRQALANPTRTIRSIKRFMGRKFSEIGEEKKEVSYEVVSGRNNMAVAQVDDRTYTPQEISAMTLQKMKKTAEDYLGYEVTEAVITVPAYFNDAQRNATKEAGEIAGLKVRRIINEPTAAALAYGLDKQDKNVKVAVFDLGGGTFDISILELGDGVFEVLSTNGDTHLGGDNFDQVIIDWLAEEFKAEHGIDARQDPKSLQRLKEAAENAKIELSSTTSTEINLPYLAMDADGPKHLERSLTRAKFEQLADNLFDRCLEPCRGALKSAKLTVDDVDEVILVGGSTRIPRVQTIVQEFFKREPNRSVNPDEVVAVGASIQGGVLSGDVKGVLLLDVTPLSLGIETMGGVFTKLIESNTTIPTQKSETFSTAADNQTSVEIHVLQGERPMAADNRTLGKFHLDQIPPAPRGIPQIEVTFDIDANGILNVTARDKATGKEQKIRIEASTGLTDNEIDRMRREAQENEEADQARRTEVETLNKADGLIFSTEKQLKDLGDKLSDGNKTAIEEALKNLKEAHAAKDLPTIETASETLNNAWQAASTELYQAQQDAEGAAAGAGAGAGAGAGAGASDEAEVTDVEYEEVDDNK; translated from the coding sequence ATGAGCAAGATTATCGGCATTGACCTTGGAACCACCAATTCCTGTGTTTCCGTCATGGAGGGGAATGAACCGGTGGTGATCGTCAACTCTGAAGGAAAGCGTACCACGCCTTCTGTCGTAGCATTTACCAAAGACGGTGAGCGTATCGTCGGTGAACAAGCGAAACGTCAGGCACTCGCCAACCCCACTCGTACCATTCGAAGCATCAAGCGCTTCATGGGTCGCAAATTCAGCGAGATCGGCGAGGAAAAGAAAGAGGTATCCTACGAAGTAGTCTCTGGTCGCAATAATATGGCTGTCGCTCAAGTCGACGACCGTACCTACACTCCGCAGGAGATCTCTGCCATGACCCTTCAGAAAATGAAGAAGACGGCAGAAGATTACCTCGGATACGAAGTAACAGAAGCAGTTATCACTGTTCCTGCATATTTCAACGATGCACAGCGTAACGCTACTAAAGAAGCAGGCGAAATCGCCGGCCTCAAAGTTCGCCGGATCATCAATGAGCCAACTGCTGCGGCTTTGGCTTACGGCCTCGACAAGCAAGACAAAAACGTCAAAGTGGCTGTCTTCGACTTGGGAGGTGGTACTTTCGATATCTCTATCCTCGAGTTGGGGGATGGCGTATTTGAGGTACTCTCCACCAATGGTGATACACACTTGGGTGGTGACAACTTCGACCAGGTGATCATCGACTGGCTCGCTGAAGAATTCAAAGCTGAGCACGGCATCGATGCCCGCCAAGATCCAAAATCTCTCCAGCGTCTCAAGGAAGCTGCAGAGAATGCAAAGATCGAATTGTCTTCTACCACTTCTACTGAAATCAACTTGCCTTACTTGGCGATGGATGCTGATGGCCCCAAGCACTTGGAGCGCAGCTTGACTCGTGCCAAGTTCGAGCAATTGGCTGACAATCTCTTCGATCGCTGCCTCGAGCCTTGCCGTGGTGCATTGAAGTCTGCCAAGCTGACGGTTGACGATGTCGATGAGGTGATCCTCGTTGGGGGCTCTACACGTATCCCACGTGTGCAGACGATCGTTCAGGAGTTTTTCAAGCGTGAGCCTAACCGCTCCGTAAACCCTGACGAAGTAGTAGCTGTTGGTGCTTCTATCCAAGGTGGTGTACTCTCTGGAGACGTAAAAGGGGTATTGCTCCTCGACGTTACTCCGCTTTCCCTCGGTATCGAAACGATGGGAGGAGTATTCACCAAATTGATCGAGTCCAACACGACGATCCCAACCCAGAAGTCCGAAACTTTCTCCACAGCTGCAGACAACCAAACTTCCGTGGAAATCCACGTGTTGCAAGGTGAGCGTCCAATGGCTGCGGACAACCGTACCTTGGGTAAATTCCACTTGGATCAGATTCCTCCTGCACCTCGCGGAATTCCGCAGATTGAGGTGACCTTCGATATCGATGCCAACGGTATCCTCAATGTTACCGCGCGTGACAAGGCTACCGGCAAAGAGCAAAAAATCCGTATCGAAGCATCTACTGGTTTGACTGACAACGAGATCGACCGTATGCGTCGTGAAGCTCAGGAAAACGAGGAAGCGGATCAAGCTCGTCGTACAGAAGTTGAGACTCTCAACAAAGCAGATGGTCTGATCTTCAGCACCGAGAAGCAACTGAAAGACTTGGGAGACAAACTTTCCGATGGCAACAAAACTGCGATCGAGGAAGCGCTCAAGAATTTGAAAGAAGCGCACGCTGCGAAGGATCTGCCTACCATCGAAACTGCTTCTGAGACCTTGAACAACGCTTGGCAAGCTGCCTCTACCGAATTGTACCAAGCCCAGCAAGACGCTGAGGGTGCTGCGGCTGGAGCAGGTGCTGGCGCGGGAGCAGGAGCGGGTGCTGGTGCATCTGACGAAGCTGAAGTAACCGACGTCGAATACGAAGAAGTAGACGACAACAAATAA